One window of Nymphaea colorata isolate Beijing-Zhang1983 chromosome 1, ASM883128v2, whole genome shotgun sequence genomic DNA carries:
- the LOC116264579 gene encoding aspartic proteinase NANA, chloroplast-like has product MESRNGEVLRFVLAVGRFLWITAFFLGVPALSFAASWEDGQTMHLRLFHRNELEFRQPAGHHDDEEAMLQYLRELTERDLLRQRRMYNMISPSRRKAAEIESGLAAERSFEAPISSGAYVGVGEYFVKLRVGTPAREYLLVADTGSDLTWTKCASDEQLRPGGFLSFPAVGSGSFVPIPCSSDMCKSVLPFTLASCPTTESPCHYDFQYVDGSFTRGIYANETVSAPTPDGIVSEIRDVLIGCSSEFQGKSFNRSDGVLGLGQSAVSFAVTAAKIYGGKFSYCLVDHLSRRDVHNYLVFGQNPRFSNQRDDVRFTPLVLDASIQPFYGLVVRGISVDGSWLPIPELVWKFQFSGGSASNGVIIDSGMTLTTLVRPAYDVVMAAFQWYFRNSETFQLAPFQLCFNTTGLTARETNMMGPRMVIHLGGGARFIPHTGGYIVAVARNVRCVGIVPGSFPGLSVIGNILQQHYVWEYDLLNAKLGFAPSHCRN; this is encoded by the coding sequence ATGGAGTCGAGAAATGGGGAAGTTCTTCGATTTGTTCTTGCTGTTGGACGCTTTCTGTGGATAACCGCCTTTTTTCTTGGCGTTCCGGCGCTGTCATTTGCGGCTTCCTGGGAGGATGGACAGACAATGCACTTGCGCCTATTCCACCGCAATGAGCTGGAATTCCGGCAGCCGGCCGGACACCACGACGATGAGGAAGCGATGCTGCAGTACCTAAGGGAGCTTACCGAGCGGGACCTGCTCCGGCAGAGGAGGATGTATAATATGATATCTCCTAGTCGACGGAAAGCCGCTGAGATCGAATCCGGTCTCGCGGCAGAGAGATCCTTCGAGGCGCCGATTTCGTCCGGCGCTTATGTCGGGGTTGGCGAGTACTTCGTCAAACTTCGGGTTGGAACTCCGGCGAGGGAGTACCTTCTGGTCGCCGATACAGGGAGCGACCTGACGTGGACGAAGTGCGCGTCCGACGAACAGCTTCGCCCGGGGGGATTTCTCTCCTTCCCGGCCGTCGGTTCGGGGTCGTTCGTCCCTATCCCCTGCTCCTCCGACATGTGCAAGAGCGTGCTGCCGTTCACGCTCGCCTCTTGCCCGACTACGGAGAGCCCCTGCCACTACGACTTCCAGTACGTCGACGGATCGTTCACGCGCGGGATCTACGCTAATGAGACGGTGAGCGCCCCGACTCCCGACGGGATCGTGTCGGAAATCCGAGACGTCCTGATCGGTTGCAGCTCGGAGTTCCAGGGCAAGAGCTTCAACCGCAGCGACGGCGTCCTCGGGCTGGGGCAGAGCGCAGTATCCTTCGCGGTCACGGCCGCGAAGATCTACGGCGGAAAATTCTCCTACTGCCTGGTGGACCATCTCAGCCGCAGGGACGTCCACAACTACCTCGTGTTCGGCCAAAACCCTCGGTTCTCGAACCAGAGGGACGACGTCCGGTTCACGCCGCTGGTCCTCGACGCGTCCATCCAGCCGTTCTACGGCCTCGTCGTCAGGGGCATCTCGGTGGACGGCTCGTGGCTGCCGATACCCGAGCTCGTCTGGAAGTTCCAGTTCTCCGGCGGCTCGGCCAGCAATGGAGTCATAATCGACTCGGGCATGACCCTGACGACGCTGGTCAGGCCGGCATACGACGTAGTGATGGCCGCATTTCAGTGGTACTTTCGTAATTCGGAGACGTTCCAGCTCGCGCCGTTCCAGCTGTGCTTCAACACGACCGGGCTAACGGCGAGGGAGACCAACATGATGGGGCCCAGAATGGTGATACATCTGGGCGGTGGGGCCCGCTTCATTCCCCATACCGGAGGCTACATCGTCGCGGTGGCGAGGAACGTCCGGTGCGTGGGGATCGTCCCGGGGTCGTTCCCGGGGCTGTCCGTGATCGGCAACATCCTTCAGCAACACTACGTGTGGGAGTACGATCTCTTGAATGCCAAGTTGGGTTTCGCTCCTTCCCATTGCAGGAATTAG